The Litchfieldia alkalitelluris genome has a window encoding:
- a CDS encoding VOC family protein, producing the protein MTTLNWDHTVHYVNDLDKVIRTFEEHGLIAFHGGSHTQWGTYNVLSYFGLNYIEFLGIEDIELALSITDPNEVVKDAITSLPDQEVLSRVAISTNDIDATVEKLKEHNLKVSPIMQGKRRNAQGQLIEWKMVTIQGDFQGLKYPFIIQWKGHSDERIESLTASGIIREHPAGKVEVEKAVFYVTNPAAVVEHWRSLLGLTENTCDKLPNSIKVDNFFFEFKEGNQNQLNQLIFSTNSPHLQGKSIKVGGGEYTFNSST; encoded by the coding sequence ATGACCACACTAAATTGGGATCATACGGTTCATTATGTGAATGATTTAGACAAGGTAATCAGAACATTTGAGGAACATGGCTTAATTGCCTTCCATGGAGGATCACATACGCAATGGGGAACATACAATGTACTTAGTTATTTTGGTTTAAATTATATTGAGTTTCTTGGAATTGAGGACATAGAGTTAGCATTAAGTATTACAGATCCGAATGAGGTAGTAAAAGATGCAATTACATCTTTACCAGACCAAGAGGTGCTGAGCCGTGTAGCAATTAGCACGAACGATATTGATGCGACAGTGGAAAAACTTAAAGAACATAACCTAAAGGTATCACCAATCATGCAAGGAAAACGTAGGAATGCGCAAGGACAGTTGATTGAGTGGAAAATGGTAACAATACAAGGCGACTTCCAAGGTCTTAAGTATCCGTTTATTATTCAATGGAAAGGTCACTCAGATGAGAGGATAGAAAGTCTGACGGCTTCTGGTATTATTAGGGAGCATCCTGCCGGGAAGGTAGAAGTAGAAAAAGCCGTCTTTTATGTAACCAATCCAGCAGCTGTTGTTGAGCATTGGAGGTCATTATTAGGGTTAACGGAGAACACTTGTGACAAGCTCCCAAATTCAATAAAAGTTGATAACTTTTTCTTTGAATTTAAAGAAGGTAACCAGAACCAACTTAATCAATTAATATTCAGTACTAACTCACCACACCTTCAAGGAAAGAGTATCAAGGTTGGTGGAGGAGAGTATACTTTTAATTCTAGTACCTAA
- a CDS encoding DoxX family protein yields the protein MAYIVASIELVGGIAILLGFATRIIAGLFVLVLLGAIVTVQLAAGFIGGYAYDLALLAISAYFLLNGSKLYSIDHYISKARNK from the coding sequence TTGGCTTATATTGTTGCAAGTATTGAGTTGGTTGGTGGGATCGCAATACTACTTGGTTTTGCCACTCGTATTATAGCAGGTCTTTTTGTCTTAGTACTATTAGGGGCAATTGTGACAGTTCAATTAGCTGCAGGTTTCATTGGAGGTTACGCGTATGATCTTGCATTACTGGCGATATCTGCGTATTTCTTATTAAACGGAAGTAAGCTTTATTCTATAGATCATTATATTTCAAAAGCAAGAAACAAATGA
- a CDS encoding methionine ABC transporter ATP-binding protein, translated as MIEMQNVCKTFQRKKITTEALKGVDLKISEGDIFGVIGYSGAGKSTLIRLVNYLERPTSGRVIVDGQELGGLNDKQLRNMKKQIGMIFQHFNLLESKTIYDNVAMPLILSKVNKSEINKRVTELLEFVGLSDKARSYPNELSGGQKQRVGIARALASRPKILLCDEATSALDPQTTQSILDLLKKINTEYKITIMIITHEMGVIQEVCNKVAVMEKGEIIEQGSVLEVFGHPKHPTSQSFVSTVIHNRIPASVLRSLKDTSGSRLFRLEVIGKNASEPIVHDLIKQHDVKVNILFANMTEIQETTLVIMYIQLNGEGASVDRALEFLHTQEVRVEEVRS; from the coding sequence ATGATAGAAATGCAAAATGTTTGTAAAACCTTTCAACGGAAGAAAATCACAACAGAAGCACTAAAAGGTGTAGACTTAAAGATTTCTGAAGGAGATATTTTCGGTGTAATTGGCTATAGTGGAGCTGGTAAAAGTACATTAATCCGATTAGTGAATTACCTAGAGAGGCCAACGAGTGGTCGTGTCATTGTTGATGGGCAAGAGTTGGGAGGATTAAATGATAAGCAATTAAGAAACATGAAAAAACAAATAGGGATGATTTTCCAACATTTTAATCTACTAGAATCTAAAACAATCTATGACAATGTCGCTATGCCCCTCATTTTATCAAAAGTAAATAAGAGCGAAATAAATAAAAGAGTGACAGAATTACTTGAGTTTGTAGGATTGAGTGACAAAGCGAGGAGTTATCCTAATGAATTATCAGGTGGTCAAAAGCAACGTGTTGGAATAGCTAGAGCATTAGCTTCTAGGCCAAAAATTCTATTATGTGATGAAGCAACCTCTGCATTAGATCCTCAAACAACACAATCAATTTTAGATTTACTGAAAAAAATAAATACCGAGTATAAAATTACAATTATGATTATTACTCATGAAATGGGAGTAATACAAGAGGTGTGTAATAAAGTGGCCGTGATGGAAAAAGGTGAAATCATTGAACAAGGTTCTGTACTTGAAGTATTTGGACATCCAAAACATCCAACATCGCAAAGTTTCGTTAGCACGGTTATTCATAATCGTATTCCTGCCAGTGTTCTAAGGTCCTTAAAAGATACTTCAGGTAGTCGGTTATTTAGACTAGAGGTTATTGGTAAGAATGCATCTGAGCCAATTGTTCATGACTTAATTAAACAACACGATGTAAAAGTGAATATTTTATTTGCAAATATGACTGAAATTCAAGAAACCACTTTAGTCATCATGTACATTCAGCTAAATGGTGAAGGTGCATCTGTGGACCGTGCTTTAGAATTTTTACATACCCAGGAGGTAAGAGTAGAGGAGGTTCGTAGTTAA
- a CDS encoding GntR family transcriptional regulator: MINGVKHRVLTKDIAYSGLKEKIIYGELKPDQVVREESLATLLGISRTPLREAIQMLEMEEFLVRHPNGRLTVANVTKEEVEEIFTVRSMLEGNIAKHAARNATEKDVEKLAQYLEKIRQSFKLGYTQEFVSFGNEFHDYICEISGLTTSVRLLNMVKDHVNRYCRFVSLYGKWSPEADEEHDLILHHIKEKNGVGAELAMKEHILSSLSAVLERIEELEKAEG, from the coding sequence ATGATAAATGGTGTGAAACATCGTGTATTAACAAAAGATATTGCATACTCAGGCTTAAAGGAAAAAATAATTTATGGAGAATTGAAACCAGATCAAGTTGTGCGTGAAGAGAGTCTTGCTACTTTGTTAGGAATTAGTAGAACTCCCCTGAGAGAAGCGATTCAAATGCTAGAGATGGAAGAGTTTTTAGTTAGGCATCCTAATGGTAGATTGACGGTAGCTAATGTTACAAAGGAGGAAGTTGAGGAGATATTTACAGTAAGGAGTATGTTAGAGGGAAATATTGCTAAGCATGCAGCTAGAAATGCAACTGAAAAGGATGTTGAGAAACTAGCGCAATACCTAGAGAAGATCAGGCAGTCTTTCAAGCTTGGTTATACCCAAGAATTCGTATCCTTTGGGAATGAGTTCCATGATTATATATGTGAGATCAGTGGATTAACCACTTCTGTGAGATTGTTGAATATGGTAAAGGATCATGTGAACCGTTATTGCAGATTCGTGTCCTTGTACGGAAAATGGAGCCCTGAAGCAGATGAAGAGCATGATCTGATTTTACACCATATTAAAGAAAAAAATGGTGTCGGAGCAGAATTAGCTATGAAAGAACATATCTTAAGTAGTTTATCAGCTGTTCTAGAGAGAATTGAGGAACTAGAGAAGGCGGAAGGGTGA
- a CDS encoding uroporphyrinogen decarboxylase family protein, with amino-acid sequence MGNQEKMKRFSEILSGEKGDRPLVSGWHHFLDKEQNAEDLAEATIDFAKKYDWDLIKINPRATYLPEIWGNRYDFEDYSWVFPKQIGVAIKEPSDVWKITYKQVDESKELREQIQTVEIIREGLPDTPIIQTIFSPLSVLMFLTGLQPYANQSVYGSEEPLLFETLFKENRAGVHQALHAISLTIASYIKELEKSGVDGIFYAVTGTAHHDLFSEEMFNELSRPYDYIVLNAVQEGKRILHTCGSYSQPERFNDYPIEGISWDTAAEGNPGLDAKVKATKVGGIDHTIFEGSDDEKIIAQANQAIQLMNEEPFILVPNCAVSPHVKDATLATLKTFK; translated from the coding sequence ATGGGAAATCAAGAAAAAATGAAACGATTTAGTGAGATCCTTTCTGGTGAAAAAGGAGATCGACCACTTGTGAGCGGTTGGCACCATTTTCTGGACAAAGAACAAAATGCTGAGGATTTGGCTGAAGCAACTATTGATTTTGCTAAAAAGTATGATTGGGATTTAATTAAGATTAATCCTCGAGCAACCTATCTTCCTGAAATCTGGGGAAATCGGTATGATTTCGAAGACTATAGTTGGGTGTTTCCAAAACAAATCGGAGTTGCTATTAAAGAGCCATCAGATGTTTGGAAAATTACCTATAAACAGGTGGATGAGTCGAAGGAATTAAGAGAACAAATCCAGACTGTAGAAATAATACGGGAGGGCTTGCCTGATACACCTATAATTCAAACAATTTTTTCACCTTTATCTGTGTTGATGTTCTTAACAGGTCTACAACCTTATGCCAATCAGAGTGTGTATGGGAGTGAAGAACCATTATTGTTTGAAACACTGTTTAAGGAAAACAGAGCTGGGGTCCATCAAGCACTGCATGCTATTTCACTTACGATCGCATCGTATATAAAGGAATTGGAGAAATCCGGGGTTGATGGGATCTTTTACGCAGTAACTGGTACTGCTCATCATGATTTGTTTTCAGAAGAGATGTTTAATGAGCTTTCAAGACCTTACGATTATATTGTTTTAAATGCAGTGCAAGAAGGTAAACGAATTCTTCATACTTGCGGTTCTTACTCACAGCCTGAGCGATTTAATGATTATCCAATTGAAGGAATTAGTTGGGATACAGCAGCTGAGGGGAATCCAGGTTTGGATGCGAAGGTGAAGGCAACGAAGGTAGGTGGTATCGATCACACAATCTTTGAAGGGAGTGATGATGAGAAAATAATAGCCCAAGCCAACCAGGCCATCCAATTAATGAATGAAGAGCCGTTTATTTTAGTCCCCAATTGTGCCGTTTCACCACATGTTAAAGATGCCACATTAGCTACATTAAAAACATTCAAATAA
- a CDS encoding MetQ/NlpA family ABC transporter substrate-binding protein, which translates to MKKILLILSLGLLLFAVGCSKEEASGEEDTKKIVVGFGVGSYEEQFRESILPILDKKGYSVIINTFSQNMQLNPALKEGSIDASIFQSTAYMEGINEELDMDMTRIAFVPGAPQGLYSVNHTSLDEVKDGSTVAIPSDPVNQERAIRIMEELGWVKIAEDAGTTDFNMKSVSADQYDIDFKVLDPAQILVSLADVDFGVINGNYIANSPDWKITDALKIENTPEEHRIIVSLLSKDKDTQWAKDLKEAYESVEFEEYITAQEKYDGFVLPEAWETN; encoded by the coding sequence ATGAAAAAAATACTACTTATTTTATCATTAGGGTTGCTGTTGTTCGCAGTAGGGTGCAGTAAGGAAGAAGCCTCTGGTGAAGAAGATACGAAGAAAATTGTTGTTGGCTTTGGTGTAGGGTCTTATGAAGAACAGTTCCGGGAAAGTATTCTCCCTATTTTAGATAAAAAGGGCTACAGTGTCATAATAAATACATTTTCACAAAATATGCAGTTAAATCCAGCGTTAAAAGAAGGGTCAATTGATGCAAGTATTTTTCAGAGTACTGCATATATGGAAGGAATTAATGAGGAGTTAGATATGGATATGACAAGAATCGCATTTGTTCCTGGTGCACCTCAGGGGTTATATTCTGTTAACCATACCTCTCTTGATGAAGTAAAAGATGGATCAACTGTAGCCATACCAAGTGATCCTGTTAATCAAGAACGTGCGATTCGTATTATGGAAGAGCTAGGTTGGGTAAAGATTGCTGAAGATGCAGGGACAACCGACTTTAATATGAAAAGTGTATCAGCCGATCAATATGACATTGACTTCAAAGTGCTAGATCCAGCACAAATTCTAGTCTCTTTAGCAGATGTTGATTTTGGGGTAATAAACGGTAACTATATTGCAAATTCTCCTGATTGGAAAATTACAGATGCACTTAAAATTGAGAATACACCTGAAGAACATCGCATCATCGTATCTCTACTTTCAAAAGACAAAGACACTCAATGGGCAAAGGATTTGAAAGAAGCATATGAATCTGTCGAATTTGAGGAGTATATCACAGCTCAAGAAAAATACGATGGGTTTGTTCTTCCAGAAGCATGGGAAACAAACTAG
- a CDS encoding pyrroline-5-carboxylate reductase family protein: MNEKRIHFIGGGQMAEAIIRALITNNKVSTKELSVSEINEVRCQYIRETYGVKSQLETETGLSKADLIIVAIRPQDDLNSVGKLIRDFSISGAVIVSIVAGVTLQQLALAIGDQYPIVRVIPNTLTDTGKGYSGVSLNEHATKDQVHDFLTGFGKVFYLDETLIDVFTGFGVAGPNYVYYFIESLADAGVLAGLSRELAWEVALENVTGSVMMLRNSGRHPRQLLDINNSAGGVGIHALHELNQSDFAAGLQRSVLAAVKRTKELGEGV; this comes from the coding sequence ATGAATGAAAAACGTATTCATTTTATCGGTGGAGGTCAAATGGCTGAAGCAATCATTCGTGCTTTAATAACAAACAACAAGGTGTCTACTAAGGAACTTAGTGTATCAGAAATTAATGAAGTTCGTTGTCAATATATAAGAGAAACCTATGGTGTTAAATCACAATTAGAAACAGAAACAGGCCTTTCTAAAGCAGACCTTATTATCGTGGCCATTCGCCCTCAAGATGATTTGAATAGTGTTGGAAAACTGATACGAGATTTTAGCATATCGGGAGCTGTAATTGTGTCAATTGTAGCTGGAGTTACTTTACAACAACTTGCGCTTGCTATTGGTGACCAATATCCAATTGTCAGGGTGATTCCTAATACGTTAACTGATACTGGCAAAGGTTACAGTGGTGTTTCTTTAAATGAGCATGCAACAAAAGATCAAGTTCATGATTTTTTAACAGGATTCGGAAAAGTATTTTATCTGGATGAAACATTAATAGATGTGTTTACGGGGTTTGGAGTAGCCGGCCCTAATTATGTCTACTATTTTATCGAGTCTTTAGCAGATGCAGGTGTACTTGCAGGGCTATCACGTGAGCTAGCTTGGGAGGTAGCCCTAGAGAATGTAACTGGCTCTGTTATGATGTTGAGGAATAGTGGTCGACATCCAAGGCAGTTGTTAGATATTAATAATTCAGCAGGTGGCGTTGGAATTCATGCCCTCCATGAATTAAATCAATCTGACTTTGCTGCTGGTTTACAAAGAAGTGTGCTAGCTGCAGTTAAAAGAACGAAAGAACTAGGGGAGGGTGTCTAA
- a CDS encoding VOC family protein produces MKNIRIISVIIIFTIVVALFLLQKEEGGGADMSMETYTGAMEPRIGYVELQVSNLNQSLIFYEELIGFQVLERDEKTVKLTTDGLVTQLVLKEEETSVERPLGTTGLYHFAIIVPTRQDLALSTKHIIESDYPIQGASDHQYSEAVYLADPDNNGIEIYVDRDPNQWTRDGNGGYVGATDPLDADSLFAEIKGNTWNGLPSKTRIGHMHLQVSDIEESERFYVEALGLDIVAKDTHMLFVSKDAYHHHIGMNIWAGKGLPAPPEHALGLKYFTLHFTEEEYNSAKTNLEQLGYDYHEDNDKITVSDPSGNKIKILLKD; encoded by the coding sequence ATGAAAAATATAAGGATCATTTCGGTAATTATCATTTTTACGATTGTAGTGGCACTATTTTTATTGCAAAAAGAGGAAGGGGGAGGCGCTGATATGAGTATGGAAACTTATACAGGGGCCATGGAACCTAGAATTGGCTATGTGGAACTGCAGGTTTCTAACTTAAATCAATCATTAATTTTTTATGAGGAATTAATAGGATTTCAAGTATTAGAGCGAGATGAAAAAACAGTAAAACTTACAACAGATGGTTTGGTAACGCAACTCGTATTGAAAGAAGAAGAAACATCTGTTGAAAGACCATTAGGAACAACGGGTCTATACCACTTTGCTATCATCGTTCCAACTAGACAGGATTTAGCTTTATCCACAAAGCATATAATAGAAAGTGATTATCCTATACAAGGGGCTTCAGACCATCAATATAGTGAAGCGGTATACCTAGCAGATCCGGATAATAACGGAATTGAAATATATGTTGATAGAGATCCGAATCAGTGGACAAGAGACGGTAATGGAGGTTATGTTGGGGCCACTGACCCGTTAGATGCTGATAGTTTATTCGCTGAAATAAAGGGAAATACTTGGAATGGTTTACCTAGTAAGACACGAATAGGTCATATGCATTTACAAGTATCAGACATAGAAGAATCAGAGAGGTTTTATGTGGAAGCACTTGGGCTTGATATTGTTGCTAAAGATACTCATATGCTTTTTGTATCAAAAGATGCATATCACCATCACATTGGGATGAACATTTGGGCCGGAAAGGGGTTGCCTGCACCTCCAGAACATGCATTAGGATTAAAGTATTTTACCCTTCATTTTACGGAAGAAGAGTATAACAGTGCAAAAACGAATCTCGAACAGTTAGGATACGATTATCATGAGGATAATGATAAAATAACTGTAAGTGATCCTTCAGGGAATAAAATAAAGATTTTATTAAAAGATTAA
- a CDS encoding beta-glucosidase, translating into MESKIIKKKYKITLTITACLILVIFFRSIPPANAAFSPKGAKVNEYHKTPKLVDVASIDEVIKAMTLEEKAKMVVGGGMPGMFGNPKAEVEGAVGFTHAIPRLGIPSLLFADGPAGVRISPIRENNSDKDTYYTTAFPIETAMASTWDKEMVEVIGTAIGNEVKEYGLDTLLAPALNLHRNPLGGRNFEYFSEDPVLTGEMGISYVNGVQSNGVGATLKHFVANNQETNRMKIDTIVSQRVLRELYLRGFEIAMKESNPWAVMSAYNQIIGISSSQNKELLTTVLRKEWGFNGLVMSDWFAGFEPIEQMRAGNDLIMPGKNEHITKIINAVKKGELAENILDRNIKHILNIVVKTPSFKGYQHSNNPYLKAHAQIARKAAVDGMVLLKNENMSLPIDKHAKIGLFGNHQIETVKGGTGSGIVHAAYTVSIAEGLMDSGFQLHHGLLNSYKTYISTLRQQQEYKIRPDPLGVDFGFVIPKIPEKPLSADEINSVEKETDLGVIVIGRISGEFEDRENEKGDFLLTDNEQKMIEAVAKQYHSSGKKVVVVLNIGGPIEVASWRDKIDAILLAWQPGQEAGHAVADLLSGVENPSGKLSTTFPVKYKDVPSASNFPGIPEDNPSVVIYQEDIYVGYRYYTTFQVKPAYEFGYGLSYTTFNYQNLKVKKGKNHIDISVDVKNKGDVTGREVVQVYLSPPEGKLDKPALELKAFRKTRELKPNEQETLNFTLNAKDIDSFDEQKSAWIVEKGIYEVKIGSSSEIIQESATFEIDKEIIVEKVNDVLKQPKTGPIG; encoded by the coding sequence ATGGAGTCTAAAATAATAAAGAAGAAATATAAGATTACTCTTACCATCACAGCTTGTCTTATTCTGGTTATTTTTTTCCGTAGTATACCACCTGCAAATGCAGCATTTAGTCCTAAAGGAGCCAAAGTTAATGAATATCATAAAACTCCAAAATTAGTAGATGTTGCTTCAATTGATGAAGTAATAAAAGCAATGACCTTAGAAGAAAAGGCAAAAATGGTTGTCGGTGGTGGTATGCCTGGAATGTTTGGAAATCCTAAAGCAGAGGTTGAGGGGGCCGTGGGATTCACACATGCAATCCCGAGATTAGGAATTCCTTCACTGCTATTTGCTGATGGCCCTGCAGGTGTAAGGATTAGTCCAATTAGAGAAAATAACTCAGATAAGGATACATATTATACAACTGCATTTCCAATAGAGACTGCAATGGCCTCAACATGGGATAAGGAAATGGTTGAAGTGATTGGAACGGCCATAGGGAATGAAGTTAAAGAATATGGCCTCGATACATTATTGGCACCAGCATTGAACCTTCATCGCAATCCTTTAGGTGGAAGAAACTTTGAGTATTTTTCCGAAGATCCTGTACTAACGGGAGAAATGGGAATTTCATATGTAAATGGTGTCCAAAGTAACGGTGTTGGAGCTACTCTTAAGCATTTTGTTGCAAATAACCAAGAAACAAACAGAATGAAGATTGATACAATCGTATCACAAAGGGTCTTAAGAGAATTGTATTTAAGAGGCTTTGAAATAGCAATGAAAGAATCCAATCCTTGGGCAGTGATGAGTGCATACAATCAAATTATTGGTATCTCTTCCTCACAAAATAAAGAATTGTTAACAACTGTGTTAAGAAAAGAGTGGGGATTTAATGGATTAGTAATGTCTGATTGGTTTGCTGGCTTTGAGCCGATTGAACAGATGAGAGCAGGAAACGACTTAATTATGCCAGGAAAAAATGAACATATTACTAAAATTATCAATGCTGTAAAAAAAGGAGAACTTGCAGAAAATATTCTTGATAGAAACATTAAACACATTTTAAACATTGTAGTAAAAACACCAAGCTTTAAAGGCTATCAACATTCTAATAATCCCTATTTAAAAGCACATGCACAAATAGCACGGAAGGCAGCCGTCGATGGAATGGTTTTATTAAAAAATGAAAACATGTCTTTACCTATAGATAAACATGCAAAGATTGGTTTATTTGGCAACCATCAGATTGAAACGGTTAAAGGTGGTACTGGGAGTGGTATCGTACATGCAGCATATACGGTTTCTATTGCAGAAGGGTTAATGGATTCTGGATTTCAGTTACATCATGGCTTACTCAACAGCTATAAGACATATATTTCGACACTAAGACAACAGCAAGAATATAAAATTAGGCCGGATCCATTAGGAGTTGATTTTGGTTTTGTTATCCCAAAAATTCCAGAAAAGCCGCTTAGCGCTGATGAGATAAACAGTGTAGAAAAAGAAACGGATCTTGGGGTAATTGTTATTGGCAGAATATCAGGAGAGTTTGAGGATCGAGAGAATGAAAAAGGGGATTTTCTTTTAACAGATAATGAACAAAAAATGATTGAAGCGGTAGCAAAACAATATCATTCATCAGGAAAAAAAGTAGTTGTAGTCCTTAACATAGGGGGACCTATTGAGGTAGCTAGTTGGAGAGATAAAATAGATGCGATTCTGTTAGCATGGCAACCTGGTCAGGAAGCAGGTCATGCTGTAGCTGATTTATTATCAGGTGTTGAGAATCCATCTGGTAAGCTTTCCACAACATTCCCGGTGAAATACAAAGACGTACCTTCAGCAAGTAATTTTCCAGGTATCCCTGAGGACAATCCATCAGTAGTCATTTATCAGGAAGATATATATGTAGGATATCGATACTATACAACTTTCCAAGTTAAACCCGCCTACGAATTTGGCTATGGATTATCTTATACAACGTTTAATTATCAAAATCTAAAAGTAAAAAAAGGGAAAAATCACATAGACATTTCAGTGGATGTTAAAAATAAAGGGGACGTCACAGGTAGAGAGGTAGTACAAGTGTATCTATCGCCCCCTGAAGGTAAACTGGACAAGCCGGCACTAGAATTAAAAGCATTCAGAAAAACAAGAGAATTGAAACCGAACGAACAAGAAACATTGAATTTTACACTTAATGCAAAAGACATTGATTCATTTGATGAACAAAAATCTGCATGGATAGTAGAAAAGGGCATATATGAAGTGAAAATAGGATCTTCTTCAGAAATTATTCAGGAGTCAGCAACATTTGAAATAGATAAAGAAATCATTGTAGAAAAAGTAAATGATGTGTTAAAACAACCAAAAACGGGACCGATAGGATGA
- a CDS encoding trans-sulfuration enzyme family protein, with the protein MKMNMETQWSMDTKIIHVNQRPDIKTRAISHSIVPAVAYAFPNVESAAEVVSGKVDGTYYGRYGNPTLQMLEMKIAALEGGEAALGLSSGMAAISTAFLAFLKTGDHVVVTKDVYGGTFNFLTSLAPRFGFDFDFVDCTKVDAIKDSIKPNTRAVYIETPSNPKLTVLDICEIGRLCKTYNLPLIVDNTFMSPYLQNPLALGADVVVHSATKYINGHGDVVAGFIVGKKDVIQFMRKKIMGDLGQNLNAWESSLILRGLKTLALRVGRHCDNGQAVADFLNVHPAIERVYYPGLKDHPQHELAKKQMKGMGGIVSFEVKGGLDAGKKFINALQLAMISFSLGDPETLVQHPATMTHASIPHHEREKYGITDGLIRLSVGLEDAVDIINDLEQALAELPTHIR; encoded by the coding sequence ATGAAAATGAATATGGAAACACAGTGGAGTATGGATACAAAGATTATTCATGTGAATCAAAGACCTGACATAAAAACAAGAGCCATTTCACACAGTATTGTCCCTGCTGTTGCCTATGCTTTTCCCAATGTAGAGTCTGCAGCTGAAGTAGTTTCTGGCAAAGTAGATGGAACGTATTATGGTCGATATGGAAATCCCACCTTACAAATGCTAGAAATGAAGATTGCTGCATTGGAAGGAGGAGAAGCGGCGCTTGGGCTGTCGAGTGGCATGGCCGCAATTTCCACTGCATTTCTAGCCTTTTTAAAGACTGGAGATCACGTAGTGGTGACAAAAGATGTTTATGGTGGAACATTCAATTTTCTTACATCACTTGCTCCTAGGTTTGGATTCGATTTTGATTTTGTTGATTGTACCAAAGTAGACGCTATCAAAGATTCGATCAAACCGAATACGAGAGCCGTCTATATAGAAACTCCATCCAATCCGAAGTTAACTGTCCTTGATATTTGCGAGATTGGGAGATTGTGTAAAACATATAATCTTCCTTTAATTGTAGATAATACTTTCATGAGTCCTTACCTACAGAATCCATTGGCGCTTGGTGCTGATGTCGTGGTGCATAGTGCAACCAAGTATATTAATGGGCATGGTGATGTAGTTGCCGGTTTTATTGTCGGAAAAAAAGATGTCATTCAGTTTATGCGGAAAAAAATAATGGGAGATTTAGGTCAAAATTTAAACGCTTGGGAATCATCATTGATCCTTAGAGGATTAAAGACCTTGGCTTTGCGGGTAGGAAGACATTGCGATAATGGTCAGGCAGTGGCAGATTTTCTTAATGTGCATCCAGCCATTGAACGAGTGTATTACCCCGGCTTAAAAGATCATCCACAGCATGAGTTAGCCAAAAAGCAGATGAAAGGGATGGGGGGAATTGTCTCATTTGAAGTAAAAGGAGGGTTAGATGCTGGAAAGAAGTTTATCAATGCGCTGCAACTAGCGATGATATCATTTAGTTTGGGTGATCCGGAAACATTAGTACAGCATCCGGCCACCATGACCCATGCATCTATCCCCCATCACGAGCGGGAAAAATACGGGATAACTGACGGATTGATTCGTCTTTCAGTTGGACTAGAAGACGCAGTAGATATTATTAATGATTTGGAACAAGCGTTAGCAGAATTGCCGACACATATTAGGTAG
- a CDS encoding methionine ABC transporter permease has translation MLSTSVTIDQFLQASIDTLYMVSMSLFIGSLIGIPLGILLVVTRPSGVLASKTLYSIINPIINIVRSVPFIILMVAIIPFTRLIVHTSIGTSAAIVPLIIFISPFIGRLVENSLLEVNPGILEAAESMGATPFQVIWYFLLPEAFGSLILSITTATIGLIGATAMAGTVGGGGIGDLAIVYGYQRFDTVAMITTVVILIVFVQGIQSLGNFLARKVRRN, from the coding sequence ATGTTATCTACTTCAGTTACAATAGATCAGTTTCTGCAAGCTAGTATTGATACGTTATATATGGTAAGCATGTCCTTGTTCATTGGATCTTTAATAGGGATTCCTTTGGGAATATTACTTGTTGTTACTCGTCCTAGTGGAGTGTTAGCAAGCAAGACCTTGTATTCTATTATTAATCCAATCATTAATATCGTCCGTTCTGTTCCGTTTATTATTTTAATGGTGGCTATTATTCCGTTTACTAGATTAATTGTTCATACCTCAATTGGAACGAGTGCAGCAATTGTTCCACTTATTATTTTTATCTCACCATTCATTGGTAGATTAGTAGAGAATTCCTTATTAGAGGTCAATCCTGGTATTTTAGAAGCTGCTGAATCAATGGGTGCGACTCCATTCCAAGTGATATGGTATTTTCTTTTACCAGAAGCCTTTGGTTCATTAATCTTGTCAATCACAACTGCTACGATTGGTTTGATTGGTGCAACAGCAATGGCAGGTACTGTTGGTGGTGGTGGTATTGGAGACTTGGCCATCGTTTATGGATACCAACGATTTGATACAGTGGCGATGATCACTACAGTTGTTATCTTAATTGTTTTTGTCCAAGGTATTCAATCACTTGGGAACTTTTTAGCACGAAAAGTAAGAAGAAATTAA